The Rhinopithecus roxellana isolate Shanxi Qingling chromosome 13, ASM756505v1, whole genome shotgun sequence genome contains a region encoding:
- the KCTD17 gene encoding BTB/POZ domain-containing protein KCTD17 isoform X6 gives MQTPRPAMRMEAGEAAPPAGAGGRAAGGWGKWVRLNVGGTVFLTTRQTLCREQKSFLSRLCQGEELQSDRDETGAYLIDRDPTYFGPILNFLRHGKLVLDKDMAEEGVLEEAEFYNIGPLIRIIKDRMEEKDYTVTQVPPKHVYRVLQCQEEELTQMVSTMSDGWRFEQLVNIGSSYNYGSEDQAEFLCVVSKELHSSPNGLSSESSRKTKSTEEQLEEQQQQEEEVEEVEVEQVQVEADAQEKAQSSQDPANLFSLPPLPPPALPAGGSRPHSLRPEAELAVRASPRPLARPQSCHPCCYKPEAPGCEAPDHLQGLGVPI, from the exons ATGCAGACGCCGCGGCCGGCGATGAGGATGGAGGCCGGGGAGGCAGCGCCGCCGGCGGGGGCGGGCGGCCGCGCCGCAGGCGGCTGGGGCAAGTGGGTGCGGCTCAACGTGGGGGGCACGGTGTTCCTGACCACCCGGCAGACGCTGTGCCGAGAGCAGAAGTCCTTCCTCAGCCGCCTGTGCCAGGGGGAAGAGCTGCAGTCGGACCGG GATGAGACCGGGGCCTACCTCATTGACCGTGACCCCACCTACTTCGGGCCCATCCTGAACTTCCTCCGGCATGGCAAGCTGGTGCTGGACAAGGACATGGCTGAGGAGG GGGTCCTGGAGGAAGCCGAGTTCTACAACATCGGCCCACTGATCCGCATCATCAAAGACCGGATGGAAGAGAAGGACTACACGGTGACCCAG GTCCCACCTAAGCACGTGTACCGCGTGCTGCAGTGCCAGGAGGAGGAGCTCACGCAGATGGTCTCCACCATGTCTGATGGCTGGCGCTTTGAGCAG CTGGTGAACATCGGCTCCTCCTACAACTACGGCAGCGAGGACCAGGCAGAGTTCCTGTGTGTGGTGTCCAAGGAGCTCCACAGCTCCCCGAATGGGCTGAGCTCAGAGTCCAGCCGCAAAACCAAG AGCACGGAGGAGCAGctggaggagcagcagcagcaggaggaggaggtggaggaggtggaggtggaacaGGTGCAGGTGGAGGCAGATGCACAGGAGAAAG CCCAGTCATCTCAGGATCCCGCTAaccttttctccctcccaccaCTGCCTCCTCCTGCGCTTCCCGCTGGAG GTTCCCGTCCGCACTCTCTCAGACctgaggctgagcttgcagtgagggcTTCTCCTCGGCCCCTCGCCCGCCCCCAGAGCTGCCATCCCTG CTGTTACAAGCCAGAGGCACCCGGATGTGAGGCCCCAGATCACCTCCAGGGACTTGGGGTTCCCATCTGA
- the MPST gene encoding 3-mercaptopyruvate sulfurtransferase isoform X1, whose translation MAESGSHESEIPARSPSVATMAPPQLFRALVSAQWVVEALRTPRAGQPLQLLDASWYLPKLGRDARREFEERHIPGAAFFDIDQCSDRTSPYDHMLPSAQHFADYAGRLGVGTATHVVIYDASDQGLYSAPRIWWMFRAFGHRAVSLLDGGLRHWLRQNFPLSSGKSHPAPAEFRAQLDPAFIKTYEEIRENLESRRFQVVDARAAGRFRGIEPEPRDGIEPGHIPGTVNIPFTDFLTQEGLEKSPEEIRHLFQEKKVDLSKPLVATCGSGVTACHVALGAYLCGKPDVPIYDGSWVEWYMRARPEDVISEGRGKTH comes from the exons ATGGCGGAGTCGGGAAGCCACGAGTCCGAGATCCCG gcccGTAGTCCGAGTGTCGCCACCATGGCCCCGCCACAGCTCTTCCGCGCGCTGGTGTCGGCGCAGTGGGTGGTGGAGGCGCTGCGGACCCCACGCGCTGGGCAGCCCCTGCAGCTGCTGGACGCCTCCTGGTACCTGCCTAAGCTGGGGCGCGACGCGCGACGCGAGTTCGAGGAGCGCCACATCCCGGGCGCCGCCTTCTTCGACATCGACCAGTGCAGCGACCGCACCTCGCCCTACGACCACATGCTGCCCAGCGCCCAGCATTTCGCGGACTACGCGGGCCGCCTGGGCGTGGGCACTGCCACCCACGTCGTGATCTACGACGCCAGTGACCAGGGCCTCTACTCCGCCCCGCGCATCTGGTGGATGTTCCGCGCCTTCGGCCACCGCGCGGTGTCACTGCTTGACGGTGGCCTCCGCCACTGGCTGCGCCAGAACTTCCCTCTCAGCTCCGGCAAGAGCCACCCTGCTCCCGCCGAGTTCCGCGCTCAGCTGGACCCCGCCTTCATCAAGACCTATGAGGAGATCAGGGAGAACCTGGAATCCCGGCGCTTCCAGGTGGTGGACGCCCGAGCCGCCGGCAGGTTCCGCGGCATCGAGCCCGAGCCCCGAGACG GCATTGAACCTGGCCACATCCCGGGTACCGTGAACATCCCCTTCACAGACTTCCTGACCCAGGAGGGGCTGGAGAAGAGCCCTGAGGAGATCCGCCATCTGTTCCAGGAGAAGAAAGTGGACCTGTCCAAGCCACTGGTGGCCACGTGTGGCTCTGGCGTCACGGCCTGCCACGTGGCACTAGGGGCGTACCTCTGCGGCAAGCCCGACGTGCCCATCTACGATGGCTCCTGGGTGGAGTGGTACATGCGCGCCCGGCCCGAAGATGTCATCTCAGAGGGCCGGGGGAAGACCCACTGA
- the MPST gene encoding 3-mercaptopyruvate sulfurtransferase isoform X2, whose amino-acid sequence MAPPQLFRALVSAQWVVEALRTPRAGQPLQLLDASWYLPKLGRDARREFEERHIPGAAFFDIDQCSDRTSPYDHMLPSAQHFADYAGRLGVGTATHVVIYDASDQGLYSAPRIWWMFRAFGHRAVSLLDGGLRHWLRQNFPLSSGKSHPAPAEFRAQLDPAFIKTYEEIRENLESRRFQVVDARAAGRFRGIEPEPRDGIEPGHIPGTVNIPFTDFLTQEGLEKSPEEIRHLFQEKKVDLSKPLVATCGSGVTACHVALGAYLCGKPDVPIYDGSWVEWYMRARPEDVISEGRGKTH is encoded by the exons ATGGCCCCGCCACAGCTCTTCCGCGCGCTGGTGTCGGCGCAGTGGGTGGTGGAGGCGCTGCGGACCCCACGCGCTGGGCAGCCCCTGCAGCTGCTGGACGCCTCCTGGTACCTGCCTAAGCTGGGGCGCGACGCGCGACGCGAGTTCGAGGAGCGCCACATCCCGGGCGCCGCCTTCTTCGACATCGACCAGTGCAGCGACCGCACCTCGCCCTACGACCACATGCTGCCCAGCGCCCAGCATTTCGCGGACTACGCGGGCCGCCTGGGCGTGGGCACTGCCACCCACGTCGTGATCTACGACGCCAGTGACCAGGGCCTCTACTCCGCCCCGCGCATCTGGTGGATGTTCCGCGCCTTCGGCCACCGCGCGGTGTCACTGCTTGACGGTGGCCTCCGCCACTGGCTGCGCCAGAACTTCCCTCTCAGCTCCGGCAAGAGCCACCCTGCTCCCGCCGAGTTCCGCGCTCAGCTGGACCCCGCCTTCATCAAGACCTATGAGGAGATCAGGGAGAACCTGGAATCCCGGCGCTTCCAGGTGGTGGACGCCCGAGCCGCCGGCAGGTTCCGCGGCATCGAGCCCGAGCCCCGAGACG GCATTGAACCTGGCCACATCCCGGGTACCGTGAACATCCCCTTCACAGACTTCCTGACCCAGGAGGGGCTGGAGAAGAGCCCTGAGGAGATCCGCCATCTGTTCCAGGAGAAGAAAGTGGACCTGTCCAAGCCACTGGTGGCCACGTGTGGCTCTGGCGTCACGGCCTGCCACGTGGCACTAGGGGCGTACCTCTGCGGCAAGCCCGACGTGCCCATCTACGATGGCTCCTGGGTGGAGTGGTACATGCGCGCCCGGCCCGAAGATGTCATCTCAGAGGGCCGGGGGAAGACCCACTGA
- the KCTD17 gene encoding BTB/POZ domain-containing protein KCTD17 isoform X3: MQTPRPAMRMEAGEAAPPAGAGGRAAGGWGKWVRLNVGGTVFLTTRQTLCREQKSFLSRLCQGEELQSDRDETGAYLIDRDPTYFGPILNFLRHGKLVLDKDMAEEGVLEEAEFYNIGPLIRIIKDRMEEKDYTVTQVPPKHVYRVLQCQEEELTQMVSTMSDGWRFEQLVNIGSSYNYGSEDQAEFLCVVSKELHSSPNGLSSESSRKTKSTEEQLEEQQQQEEEVEEVEVEQVQVEADAQEKAQSSQDPANLFSLPPLPPPALPAGGPASSSSTSSSSWISSAPCLFPLCPCPGFLSACSRLHPGSALVPASRALHPGPLALHPRASCLPPPAPLLVPVRTLSDLRLSLQ, from the exons ATGCAGACGCCGCGGCCGGCGATGAGGATGGAGGCCGGGGAGGCAGCGCCGCCGGCGGGGGCGGGCGGCCGCGCCGCAGGCGGCTGGGGCAAGTGGGTGCGGCTCAACGTGGGGGGCACGGTGTTCCTGACCACCCGGCAGACGCTGTGCCGAGAGCAGAAGTCCTTCCTCAGCCGCCTGTGCCAGGGGGAAGAGCTGCAGTCGGACCGG GATGAGACCGGGGCCTACCTCATTGACCGTGACCCCACCTACTTCGGGCCCATCCTGAACTTCCTCCGGCATGGCAAGCTGGTGCTGGACAAGGACATGGCTGAGGAGG GGGTCCTGGAGGAAGCCGAGTTCTACAACATCGGCCCACTGATCCGCATCATCAAAGACCGGATGGAAGAGAAGGACTACACGGTGACCCAG GTCCCACCTAAGCACGTGTACCGCGTGCTGCAGTGCCAGGAGGAGGAGCTCACGCAGATGGTCTCCACCATGTCTGATGGCTGGCGCTTTGAGCAG CTGGTGAACATCGGCTCCTCCTACAACTACGGCAGCGAGGACCAGGCAGAGTTCCTGTGTGTGGTGTCCAAGGAGCTCCACAGCTCCCCGAATGGGCTGAGCTCAGAGTCCAGCCGCAAAACCAAG AGCACGGAGGAGCAGctggaggagcagcagcagcaggaggaggaggtggaggaggtggaggtggaacaGGTGCAGGTGGAGGCAGATGCACAGGAGAAAG CCCAGTCATCTCAGGATCCCGCTAaccttttctccctcccaccaCTGCCTCCTCCTGCGCTTCCCGCTGGAGGTCCTGCCTCATCTTCAtccacctcttcttcctcctggaTCTCATCTGCACCCTGCCTCTTCCCTCTCTGCCCCTGTCCGGGTTTTCTCTCTGCCTGCTCACGCCTCCATCCCGGGTCTGCCCTGGTCCCAGCCTCCCGTGCCCTCCACCCAGGCCCCCTGGCCCTGCATCCCAGAGCGTCCTGCCTGCCGCCTCCTGCGCCCCTTCTG GTTCCCGTCCGCACTCTCTCAGACctgaggctgagcttgcagtga
- the KCTD17 gene encoding BTB/POZ domain-containing protein KCTD17 isoform X4, producing the protein MQTPRPAMRMEAGEAAPPAGAGGRAAGGWGKWVRLNVGGTVFLTTRQTLCREQKSFLSRLCQGEELQSDRDETGAYLIDRDPTYFGPILNFLRHGKLVLDKDMAEEGVLEEAEFYNIGPLIRIIKDRMEEKDYTVTQVPPKHVYRVLQCQEEELTQMVSTMSDGWRFEQLVNIGSSYNYGSEDQAEFLCVVSKELHSSPNGLSSESSRKTKSTEEQLEEQQQQEEEVEEVEVEQVQVEADAQEKAQSSQDPANLFSLPPLPPPALPAGGSRPHSLRPEAELAVRASPRPLARPQSCHPWFVAWRCWREGWSEEGAHLLILGLEPSFRLIISTHQSFSSNLGLGGEALREES; encoded by the exons ATGCAGACGCCGCGGCCGGCGATGAGGATGGAGGCCGGGGAGGCAGCGCCGCCGGCGGGGGCGGGCGGCCGCGCCGCAGGCGGCTGGGGCAAGTGGGTGCGGCTCAACGTGGGGGGCACGGTGTTCCTGACCACCCGGCAGACGCTGTGCCGAGAGCAGAAGTCCTTCCTCAGCCGCCTGTGCCAGGGGGAAGAGCTGCAGTCGGACCGG GATGAGACCGGGGCCTACCTCATTGACCGTGACCCCACCTACTTCGGGCCCATCCTGAACTTCCTCCGGCATGGCAAGCTGGTGCTGGACAAGGACATGGCTGAGGAGG GGGTCCTGGAGGAAGCCGAGTTCTACAACATCGGCCCACTGATCCGCATCATCAAAGACCGGATGGAAGAGAAGGACTACACGGTGACCCAG GTCCCACCTAAGCACGTGTACCGCGTGCTGCAGTGCCAGGAGGAGGAGCTCACGCAGATGGTCTCCACCATGTCTGATGGCTGGCGCTTTGAGCAG CTGGTGAACATCGGCTCCTCCTACAACTACGGCAGCGAGGACCAGGCAGAGTTCCTGTGTGTGGTGTCCAAGGAGCTCCACAGCTCCCCGAATGGGCTGAGCTCAGAGTCCAGCCGCAAAACCAAG AGCACGGAGGAGCAGctggaggagcagcagcagcaggaggaggaggtggaggaggtggaggtggaacaGGTGCAGGTGGAGGCAGATGCACAGGAGAAAG CCCAGTCATCTCAGGATCCCGCTAaccttttctccctcccaccaCTGCCTCCTCCTGCGCTTCCCGCTGGAG GTTCCCGTCCGCACTCTCTCAGACctgaggctgagcttgcagtgagggcTTCTCCTCGGCCCCTCGCCCGCCCCCAGAGCTGCCATCCCTGGTTTGTAGCTTGGCGGTGCTGGAGGGAGGGGTGGAGCGAGGAGGGTGCTCATCTCTTGATCCTTGGACTTGAGCCGAGCTTTCGGCTGATTATCTCCACCCACCAAAGTTTCTCATCCAACCTTGGCCTTGGGGGTGAAGCTCTGAGAGAAGAAAGTTAG
- the KCTD17 gene encoding BTB/POZ domain-containing protein KCTD17 isoform X2 — translation MQTPRPAMRMEAGEAAPPAGAGGRAAGGWGKWVRLNVGGTVFLTTRQTLCREQKSFLSRLCQGEELQSDRDETGAYLIDRDPTYFGPILNFLRHGKLVLDKDMAEEGVLEEAEFYNIGPLIRIIKDRMEEKDYTVTQVPPKHVYRVLQCQEEELTQMVSTMSDGWRFEQLVNIGSSYNYGSEDQAEFLCVVSKELHSSPNGLSSESSRKTKSTEEQLEEQQQQEEEVEEVEVEQVQVEADAQEKAQSSQDPANLFSLPPLPPPALPAGGPASSSSTSSSSWISSAPCLFPLCPCPGFLSACSRLHPGSALVPASRALHPGPLALHPRASCLPPPAPLLVPPASQPGEEGRSCTSSVPTNPAGHH, via the exons ATGCAGACGCCGCGGCCGGCGATGAGGATGGAGGCCGGGGAGGCAGCGCCGCCGGCGGGGGCGGGCGGCCGCGCCGCAGGCGGCTGGGGCAAGTGGGTGCGGCTCAACGTGGGGGGCACGGTGTTCCTGACCACCCGGCAGACGCTGTGCCGAGAGCAGAAGTCCTTCCTCAGCCGCCTGTGCCAGGGGGAAGAGCTGCAGTCGGACCGG GATGAGACCGGGGCCTACCTCATTGACCGTGACCCCACCTACTTCGGGCCCATCCTGAACTTCCTCCGGCATGGCAAGCTGGTGCTGGACAAGGACATGGCTGAGGAGG GGGTCCTGGAGGAAGCCGAGTTCTACAACATCGGCCCACTGATCCGCATCATCAAAGACCGGATGGAAGAGAAGGACTACACGGTGACCCAG GTCCCACCTAAGCACGTGTACCGCGTGCTGCAGTGCCAGGAGGAGGAGCTCACGCAGATGGTCTCCACCATGTCTGATGGCTGGCGCTTTGAGCAG CTGGTGAACATCGGCTCCTCCTACAACTACGGCAGCGAGGACCAGGCAGAGTTCCTGTGTGTGGTGTCCAAGGAGCTCCACAGCTCCCCGAATGGGCTGAGCTCAGAGTCCAGCCGCAAAACCAAG AGCACGGAGGAGCAGctggaggagcagcagcagcaggaggaggaggtggaggaggtggaggtggaacaGGTGCAGGTGGAGGCAGATGCACAGGAGAAAG CCCAGTCATCTCAGGATCCCGCTAaccttttctccctcccaccaCTGCCTCCTCCTGCGCTTCCCGCTGGAGGTCCTGCCTCATCTTCAtccacctcttcttcctcctggaTCTCATCTGCACCCTGCCTCTTCCCTCTCTGCCCCTGTCCGGGTTTTCTCTCTGCCTGCTCACGCCTCCATCCCGGGTCTGCCCTGGTCCCAGCCTCCCGTGCCCTCCACCCAGGCCCCCTGGCCCTGCATCCCAGAGCGTCCTGCCTGCCGCCTCCTGCGCCCCTTCTGGtacctcctgcctcccagcccgGGGAGGAGGGGCGCAGCTGCACCTCCTCTGTGCCCACCAACCCTGCCGGGCACCACTGA
- the KCTD17 gene encoding BTB/POZ domain-containing protein KCTD17 isoform X7, producing MQTPRPAMRMEAGEAAPPAGAGGRAAGGWGKWVRLNVGGTVFLTTRQTLCREQKSFLSRLCQGEELQSDRDETGAYLIDRDPTYFGPILNFLRHGKLVLDKDMAEEGVLEEAEFYNIGPLIRIIKDRMEEKDYTVTQVPPKHVYRVLQCQEEELTQMVSTMSDGWRFEQLVNIGSSYNYGSEDQAEFLCVVSKELHSSPNGLSSESSRKTKSTEEQLEEQQQQEEEVEEVEVEQVQVEADAQEKGSRPHSLRPEAELAVRASPRPLARPQSCHPCCYKPEAPGCEAPDHLQGLGVPI from the exons ATGCAGACGCCGCGGCCGGCGATGAGGATGGAGGCCGGGGAGGCAGCGCCGCCGGCGGGGGCGGGCGGCCGCGCCGCAGGCGGCTGGGGCAAGTGGGTGCGGCTCAACGTGGGGGGCACGGTGTTCCTGACCACCCGGCAGACGCTGTGCCGAGAGCAGAAGTCCTTCCTCAGCCGCCTGTGCCAGGGGGAAGAGCTGCAGTCGGACCGG GATGAGACCGGGGCCTACCTCATTGACCGTGACCCCACCTACTTCGGGCCCATCCTGAACTTCCTCCGGCATGGCAAGCTGGTGCTGGACAAGGACATGGCTGAGGAGG GGGTCCTGGAGGAAGCCGAGTTCTACAACATCGGCCCACTGATCCGCATCATCAAAGACCGGATGGAAGAGAAGGACTACACGGTGACCCAG GTCCCACCTAAGCACGTGTACCGCGTGCTGCAGTGCCAGGAGGAGGAGCTCACGCAGATGGTCTCCACCATGTCTGATGGCTGGCGCTTTGAGCAG CTGGTGAACATCGGCTCCTCCTACAACTACGGCAGCGAGGACCAGGCAGAGTTCCTGTGTGTGGTGTCCAAGGAGCTCCACAGCTCCCCGAATGGGCTGAGCTCAGAGTCCAGCCGCAAAACCAAG AGCACGGAGGAGCAGctggaggagcagcagcagcaggaggaggaggtggaggaggtggaggtggaacaGGTGCAGGTGGAGGCAGATGCACAGGAGAAAG GTTCCCGTCCGCACTCTCTCAGACctgaggctgagcttgcagtgagggcTTCTCCTCGGCCCCTCGCCCGCCCCCAGAGCTGCCATCCCTG CTGTTACAAGCCAGAGGCACCCGGATGTGAGGCCCCAGATCACCTCCAGGGACTTGGGGTTCCCATCTGA
- the KCTD17 gene encoding BTB/POZ domain-containing protein KCTD17 isoform X9, giving the protein MQTPRPAMRMEAGEAAPPAGAGGRAAGGWGKWVRLNVGGTVFLTTRQTLCREQKSFLSRLCQGEELQSDRDETGAYLIDRDPTYFGPILNFLRHGKLVLDKDMAEEGVLEEAEFYNIGPLIRIIKDRMEEKDYTVTQVPPKHVYRVLQCQEEELTQMVSTMSDGWRFEQLVNIGSSYNYGSEDQAEFLCVVSKELHSSPNGLSSESSRKTKLLQARGTRM; this is encoded by the exons ATGCAGACGCCGCGGCCGGCGATGAGGATGGAGGCCGGGGAGGCAGCGCCGCCGGCGGGGGCGGGCGGCCGCGCCGCAGGCGGCTGGGGCAAGTGGGTGCGGCTCAACGTGGGGGGCACGGTGTTCCTGACCACCCGGCAGACGCTGTGCCGAGAGCAGAAGTCCTTCCTCAGCCGCCTGTGCCAGGGGGAAGAGCTGCAGTCGGACCGG GATGAGACCGGGGCCTACCTCATTGACCGTGACCCCACCTACTTCGGGCCCATCCTGAACTTCCTCCGGCATGGCAAGCTGGTGCTGGACAAGGACATGGCTGAGGAGG GGGTCCTGGAGGAAGCCGAGTTCTACAACATCGGCCCACTGATCCGCATCATCAAAGACCGGATGGAAGAGAAGGACTACACGGTGACCCAG GTCCCACCTAAGCACGTGTACCGCGTGCTGCAGTGCCAGGAGGAGGAGCTCACGCAGATGGTCTCCACCATGTCTGATGGCTGGCGCTTTGAGCAG CTGGTGAACATCGGCTCCTCCTACAACTACGGCAGCGAGGACCAGGCAGAGTTCCTGTGTGTGGTGTCCAAGGAGCTCCACAGCTCCCCGAATGGGCTGAGCTCAGAGTCCAGCCGCAAAACCAAG CTGTTACAAGCCAGAGGCACCCGGATGTGA
- the KCTD17 gene encoding BTB/POZ domain-containing protein KCTD17 isoform X5 gives MQTPRPAMRMEAGEAAPPAGAGGRAAGGWGKWVRLNVGGTVFLTTRQTLCREQKSFLSRLCQGEELQSDRDETGAYLIDRDPTYFGPILNFLRHGKLVLDKDMAEEGVLEEAEFYNIGPLIRIIKDRMEEKDYTVTQVPPKHVYRVLQCQEEELTQMVSTMSDGWRFEQLVNIGSSYNYGSEDQAEFLCVVSKELHSSPNGLSSESSRKTKSTEEQLEEQQQQEEEVEEVEVEQVQVEADAQEKGSRPHSLRPEAELAVRASPRPLARPQSCHPWFVAWRCWREGWSEEGAHLLILGLEPSFRLIISTHQSFSSNLGLGGEALREES, from the exons ATGCAGACGCCGCGGCCGGCGATGAGGATGGAGGCCGGGGAGGCAGCGCCGCCGGCGGGGGCGGGCGGCCGCGCCGCAGGCGGCTGGGGCAAGTGGGTGCGGCTCAACGTGGGGGGCACGGTGTTCCTGACCACCCGGCAGACGCTGTGCCGAGAGCAGAAGTCCTTCCTCAGCCGCCTGTGCCAGGGGGAAGAGCTGCAGTCGGACCGG GATGAGACCGGGGCCTACCTCATTGACCGTGACCCCACCTACTTCGGGCCCATCCTGAACTTCCTCCGGCATGGCAAGCTGGTGCTGGACAAGGACATGGCTGAGGAGG GGGTCCTGGAGGAAGCCGAGTTCTACAACATCGGCCCACTGATCCGCATCATCAAAGACCGGATGGAAGAGAAGGACTACACGGTGACCCAG GTCCCACCTAAGCACGTGTACCGCGTGCTGCAGTGCCAGGAGGAGGAGCTCACGCAGATGGTCTCCACCATGTCTGATGGCTGGCGCTTTGAGCAG CTGGTGAACATCGGCTCCTCCTACAACTACGGCAGCGAGGACCAGGCAGAGTTCCTGTGTGTGGTGTCCAAGGAGCTCCACAGCTCCCCGAATGGGCTGAGCTCAGAGTCCAGCCGCAAAACCAAG AGCACGGAGGAGCAGctggaggagcagcagcagcaggaggaggaggtggaggaggtggaggtggaacaGGTGCAGGTGGAGGCAGATGCACAGGAGAAAG GTTCCCGTCCGCACTCTCTCAGACctgaggctgagcttgcagtgagggcTTCTCCTCGGCCCCTCGCCCGCCCCCAGAGCTGCCATCCCTGGTTTGTAGCTTGGCGGTGCTGGAGGGAGGGGTGGAGCGAGGAGGGTGCTCATCTCTTGATCCTTGGACTTGAGCCGAGCTTTCGGCTGATTATCTCCACCCACCAAAGTTTCTCATCCAACCTTGGCCTTGGGGGTGAAGCTCTGAGAGAAGAAAGTTAG
- the KCTD17 gene encoding BTB/POZ domain-containing protein KCTD17 isoform X1, with protein sequence MQTPRPAMRMEAGEAAPPAGAGGRAAGGWGKWVRLNVGGTVFLTTRQTLCREQKSFLSRLCQGEELQSDRDETGAYLIDRDPTYFGPILNFLRHGKLVLDKDMAEEGVLEEAEFYNIGPLIRIIKDRMEEKDYTVTQVPPKHVYRVLQCQEEELTQMVSTMSDGWRFEQLVNIGSSYNYGSEDQAEFLCVVSKELHSSPNGLSSESSRKTKPSHLRIPLTFSPSHHCLLLRFPLEVLPHLHPPLLPPGSHLHPASSLSAPVRVFSLPAHASIPGLPWSQPPVPSTQAPWPCIPERPACRLLRPFWYLLPPSPGRRGAAAPPLCPPTLPGTTEAGPRPQALPRLLSSRPPPHVSSLQVPVRTLSDLRLSLQ encoded by the exons ATGCAGACGCCGCGGCCGGCGATGAGGATGGAGGCCGGGGAGGCAGCGCCGCCGGCGGGGGCGGGCGGCCGCGCCGCAGGCGGCTGGGGCAAGTGGGTGCGGCTCAACGTGGGGGGCACGGTGTTCCTGACCACCCGGCAGACGCTGTGCCGAGAGCAGAAGTCCTTCCTCAGCCGCCTGTGCCAGGGGGAAGAGCTGCAGTCGGACCGG GATGAGACCGGGGCCTACCTCATTGACCGTGACCCCACCTACTTCGGGCCCATCCTGAACTTCCTCCGGCATGGCAAGCTGGTGCTGGACAAGGACATGGCTGAGGAGG GGGTCCTGGAGGAAGCCGAGTTCTACAACATCGGCCCACTGATCCGCATCATCAAAGACCGGATGGAAGAGAAGGACTACACGGTGACCCAG GTCCCACCTAAGCACGTGTACCGCGTGCTGCAGTGCCAGGAGGAGGAGCTCACGCAGATGGTCTCCACCATGTCTGATGGCTGGCGCTTTGAGCAG CTGGTGAACATCGGCTCCTCCTACAACTACGGCAGCGAGGACCAGGCAGAGTTCCTGTGTGTGGTGTCCAAGGAGCTCCACAGCTCCCCGAATGGGCTGAGCTCAGAGTCCAGCCGCAAAACCAAG CCCAGTCATCTCAGGATCCCGCTAaccttttctccctcccaccaCTGCCTCCTCCTGCGCTTCCCGCTGGAGGTCCTGCCTCATCTTCAtccacctcttcttcctcctggaTCTCATCTGCACCCTGCCTCTTCCCTCTCTGCCCCTGTCCGGGTTTTCTCTCTGCCTGCTCACGCCTCCATCCCGGGTCTGCCCTGGTCCCAGCCTCCCGTGCCCTCCACCCAGGCCCCCTGGCCCTGCATCCCAGAGCGTCCTGCCTGCCGCCTCCTGCGCCCCTTCTGGtacctcctgcctcccagcccgGGGAGGAGGGGCGCAGCTGCACCTCCTCTGTGCCCACCAACCCTGCCGGGCACCACTGAGGCTGGGCCCCGGCCGCAGGCCCTGCCCCGCCTCCTCTCCTCCCGGCCTCCTCCTCACGTTTCCTCCTTGCAGGTTCCCGTCCGCACTCTCTCAGACctgaggctgagcttgcagtga
- the KCTD17 gene encoding BTB/POZ domain-containing protein KCTD17 isoform X8 yields MQTPRPAMRMEAGEAAPPAGAGGRAAGGWGKWVRLNVGGTVFLTTRQTLCREQKSFLSRLCQGEELQSDRDETGAYLIDRDPTYFGPILNFLRHGKLVLDKDMAEEGVLEEAEFYNIGPLIRIIKDRMEEKDYTVTQVPPKHVYRVLQCQEEELTQMVSTMSDGWRFEQLVNIGSSYNYGSEDQAEFLCVVSKELHSSPNGLSSESSRKTKPSHLRIPLTFSPSHHCLLLRFPLEVPVRTLSDLRLSLQ; encoded by the exons ATGCAGACGCCGCGGCCGGCGATGAGGATGGAGGCCGGGGAGGCAGCGCCGCCGGCGGGGGCGGGCGGCCGCGCCGCAGGCGGCTGGGGCAAGTGGGTGCGGCTCAACGTGGGGGGCACGGTGTTCCTGACCACCCGGCAGACGCTGTGCCGAGAGCAGAAGTCCTTCCTCAGCCGCCTGTGCCAGGGGGAAGAGCTGCAGTCGGACCGG GATGAGACCGGGGCCTACCTCATTGACCGTGACCCCACCTACTTCGGGCCCATCCTGAACTTCCTCCGGCATGGCAAGCTGGTGCTGGACAAGGACATGGCTGAGGAGG GGGTCCTGGAGGAAGCCGAGTTCTACAACATCGGCCCACTGATCCGCATCATCAAAGACCGGATGGAAGAGAAGGACTACACGGTGACCCAG GTCCCACCTAAGCACGTGTACCGCGTGCTGCAGTGCCAGGAGGAGGAGCTCACGCAGATGGTCTCCACCATGTCTGATGGCTGGCGCTTTGAGCAG CTGGTGAACATCGGCTCCTCCTACAACTACGGCAGCGAGGACCAGGCAGAGTTCCTGTGTGTGGTGTCCAAGGAGCTCCACAGCTCCCCGAATGGGCTGAGCTCAGAGTCCAGCCGCAAAACCAAG CCCAGTCATCTCAGGATCCCGCTAaccttttctccctcccaccaCTGCCTCCTCCTGCGCTTCCCGCTGGAG GTTCCCGTCCGCACTCTCTCAGACctgaggctgagcttgcagtga